A window of Streptosporangiales bacterium contains these coding sequences:
- a CDS encoding MarR family transcriptional regulator, with translation MQATNSAPVELEQGLPVALMRIGRQLKTVTARTPDEAWAVLLLHRVRENGVCRVSELAGQVGLDTSTVSRHVARLVKSGYVVRTEDPDDRRAAKLVLAAKGRRRLAAATRARNDVIHAAMADWSEDEIRTLCALAHRLANTLDQQVPETEHR, from the coding sequence GTGCAAGCAACGAACTCGGCCCCGGTGGAGCTCGAGCAGGGTCTCCCCGTCGCGCTCATGCGGATCGGCCGGCAGCTCAAGACGGTGACGGCGCGCACGCCGGACGAGGCGTGGGCGGTTCTCCTCCTGCACCGGGTGCGGGAGAACGGCGTCTGCCGGGTCTCCGAGCTGGCCGGTCAGGTCGGCCTCGACACCTCCACGGTCAGCCGGCACGTCGCCCGGCTGGTCAAGTCCGGGTACGTCGTGCGTACCGAGGATCCCGACGACAGGCGCGCCGCGAAGCTCGTGCTCGCCGCCAAGGGCAGGCGACGGCTCGCCGCCGCCACCCGGGCGCGCAACGACGTCATCCACGCCGCGATGGCGGACTGGTCCGAGGACGAGATCCGCACGCTCTGCGCCCTCGCCCACCGTCTCGCCAACACCCTCGACCAGCAGGTCCCCGAAACGGAGCACAGATGA
- a CDS encoding ROK family protein yields MRSGTNLPRVGGYNRAVILEAIRSRGEISRVELAELTGLTTQTVSNIVRRLLEAELVVEAGRLPSAGGKPRTALALNPHGAYAIGMHLDPDATVTVLMNLGGEVVARVRRRSNGGRSPRSTVQRLAGAIDQVIEKADIPVTAVAGVGVACPGPVDLERGLVVEPPNLAGWHEEPLVDALADRVGIPVRLDNDATAMAVGERWAGGADRAEPFAFLYLGTGIGGGLMLGETVHRGQTGNAGEFGHITVVPDGRPCHCGNRGCAEAHCSPEAMLADLRDRHGRRVAKRLGVTGTKTRIRSEYAQVCRAAAQGDPAAADVVDRAVHLLAQAAVSLVNVVDVRLLVVGGTALRHLESRLLPELTTAVNERTIARRLRTVRVERSVLGDDVGAVGAASLVLHGTYAPGWAQLLATGVA; encoded by the coding sequence ATGAGGAGCGGAACGAACCTCCCTCGAGTGGGCGGCTACAACCGGGCCGTCATCCTCGAGGCCATTCGTAGCCGCGGCGAGATCAGCCGTGTGGAGCTCGCCGAGCTGACGGGACTGACGACACAGACCGTGTCCAACATCGTCCGGCGGCTGCTCGAGGCCGAGCTCGTCGTCGAGGCCGGGCGTCTCCCCTCCGCCGGTGGCAAGCCGCGCACGGCGCTCGCCCTCAACCCGCACGGGGCGTACGCGATCGGCATGCACCTCGACCCGGACGCGACCGTGACGGTGCTGATGAACCTCGGCGGCGAGGTCGTCGCCCGCGTGCGCCGCCGGTCGAACGGCGGGCGCAGCCCGCGCTCGACCGTGCAGCGTCTCGCCGGCGCGATCGACCAGGTGATCGAGAAGGCGGACATCCCCGTCACTGCGGTCGCCGGGGTCGGCGTGGCGTGCCCGGGACCCGTCGACCTCGAACGCGGGCTCGTGGTCGAGCCACCCAACCTCGCCGGCTGGCACGAGGAGCCGCTCGTCGACGCCCTCGCCGACCGGGTCGGCATCCCCGTCCGGCTCGACAACGACGCGACGGCGATGGCCGTCGGCGAGCGCTGGGCGGGCGGCGCCGACCGCGCGGAGCCGTTCGCGTTCCTCTACCTCGGCACCGGCATCGGCGGCGGGCTGATGCTCGGCGAGACCGTGCACCGCGGCCAGACCGGCAACGCCGGCGAGTTCGGCCACATCACCGTCGTGCCCGACGGCCGCCCGTGCCACTGCGGCAACCGCGGCTGCGCCGAGGCGCACTGCTCACCCGAGGCGATGCTCGCCGACCTGCGCGACCGGCACGGACGCCGCGTGGCCAAGCGGCTCGGCGTCACCGGCACCAAGACCCGCATCCGGTCGGAGTACGCCCAGGTCTGCCGCGCCGCCGCCCAGGGCGACCCCGCGGCCGCCGACGTCGTCGACCGCGCGGTGCACCTGCTCGCGCAGGCCGCGGTCAGCCTCGTCAACGTCGTCGACGTCCGGTTGCTCGTGGTCGGCGGCACCGCCCTGCGGCACCTCGAGAGCCGCCTGCTGCCGGAGCTGACCACGGCCGTCAACGAGCGCACGATCGCGCGGCGGCTACGCACCGTACGCGTCGAGCGCAGCGTCCTCGGCGACGACGTCGGCGCCGTCGGCGCCGCCTCCCTCGTCCTGCACGGCACCTACGCCCCCGGCTGGGCCCAGCTCCTCGCCACCGGCGTCGCGTAA
- a CDS encoding extracellular solute-binding protein produces the protein MRLRVLASAMVCGVMAVAATACGGGAGSDDSNDKTIKIAYQRWGAGRVMDTFLEDMKKDFEKANTGTKVELVPIVASENDYYTKLQLMMRSPRTAPDIVREDTFLINSDIQAGYLRPLDPYLSKWEEWDQFEGPAKEAGKAQDGKVYGVTDGTDTRGLWYNKKIFAKAGFPVPWEPKNWDEILDAARTIKQQVPDVMPLNVFSGKAAGEASAMQGFEMLLYGTEDTLYNPQQKKWVTGAKGFEDSLDFIKTVYGEKLGPTPKQALNKQIQNTVSADWMPKQELAINLDGSWLPNTWLKTGAKPWPQWSKVLGTTPMPTQNGQAPGKVSLSGGWTWAIPQKSVSPDLAWKLIEQMGSKENNLRFVNENAQIAVRKDVAGEKAYLEAQPTVKFFTDLVSVTQYRPALPEYPKISNEIQVAMEQVMTGQQQPGAAAGTYDKAVAGIVGEDKTTQRSK, from the coding sequence ATGCGGCTGCGGGTACTCGCTTCTGCCATGGTCTGTGGAGTGATGGCCGTCGCGGCCACCGCGTGTGGGGGCGGGGCGGGCAGCGACGACTCCAACGACAAGACCATCAAGATCGCGTACCAGCGCTGGGGTGCCGGCCGCGTGATGGACACGTTCCTCGAGGACATGAAGAAGGACTTCGAGAAGGCCAACACCGGCACCAAGGTGGAGCTCGTCCCGATCGTCGCGTCGGAGAACGACTACTACACCAAGCTCCAGCTGATGATGCGGTCGCCGCGGACGGCACCCGACATCGTCCGCGAGGACACGTTCCTCATCAACTCCGACATCCAGGCGGGCTACCTGCGCCCGCTCGACCCGTACCTGTCGAAGTGGGAGGAGTGGGACCAGTTCGAGGGCCCGGCCAAGGAGGCGGGCAAGGCACAGGACGGCAAGGTCTACGGCGTCACGGACGGCACCGACACCCGGGGCCTCTGGTACAACAAGAAGATCTTCGCGAAGGCCGGCTTCCCGGTGCCGTGGGAGCCGAAGAACTGGGACGAGATCCTCGACGCGGCCCGCACCATCAAGCAGCAGGTGCCGGACGTCATGCCGCTCAACGTGTTCTCCGGCAAGGCCGCGGGTGAGGCATCGGCGATGCAGGGCTTCGAGATGCTCCTGTACGGCACCGAGGACACCCTCTACAACCCGCAGCAGAAGAAGTGGGTGACCGGTGCCAAGGGCTTCGAGGACTCGCTCGACTTCATCAAGACGGTGTACGGCGAGAAGCTCGGTCCCACGCCGAAGCAGGCGCTGAACAAGCAGATCCAGAACACCGTCTCCGCCGACTGGATGCCGAAGCAGGAGCTCGCCATCAACCTCGACGGCTCGTGGCTGCCGAACACCTGGCTGAAGACCGGTGCGAAGCCGTGGCCGCAGTGGTCGAAGGTTCTCGGCACGACGCCGATGCCGACGCAGAACGGGCAGGCGCCCGGCAAGGTCAGCCTCTCCGGCGGATGGACCTGGGCGATCCCGCAGAAGTCGGTCAGCCCCGACCTTGCGTGGAAGCTCATCGAGCAGATGGGCTCGAAGGAGAACAACCTCCGCTTCGTCAACGAGAACGCGCAGATCGCGGTGCGCAAGGACGTCGCCGGTGAGAAGGCGTACCTCGAGGCGCAGCCGACGGTGAAGTTCTTCACCGACCTCGTCTCCGTCACCCAGTACCGCCCGGCCCTGCCGGAGTACCCGAAGATCTCCAACGAGATCCAGGTGGCGATGGAGCAGGTCATGACGGGGCAGCAGCAACCCGGTGCCGCCGCGGGTACGTACGACAAGGCGGTCGCGGGCATCGTCGGCGAGGACAAGACGACCCAACGAAGCAAGTAG
- a CDS encoding ABC transporter permease subunit, with protein MLRRATRGLPLVPSVGLLLVFLAGPILYCFYAAFTDMALTGSGATGNEFVGFDNFAKAFSEPAFANAVFLTLLFTLFSAVLGQNILGMIIAFSMRRTNKIVRAVVGSIVIGAWVLPEIVAAYMWTAVLGDEGTLNRVLEFLRIPGQDWLYSNPILAVSIANVWRGTAFSMLVYSAALSEIPSEIEEAAEVDGATGWWRVWHVTLPMIRRSIMTNLMLITLQTLAVFGLIYAMVGEGGASGKAQTLPIYMYEQAFKFSQIGYGTAVALILLLVGAIFSLIYMRLLNPGKEAT; from the coding sequence ATGCTCCGCCGTGCGACGCGTGGGCTCCCGCTCGTCCCGTCCGTCGGGCTGCTCCTCGTCTTCCTCGCCGGGCCGATCCTGTACTGCTTCTACGCCGCATTCACCGACATGGCGCTCACCGGATCGGGCGCGACGGGCAACGAGTTCGTGGGGTTCGACAACTTCGCGAAGGCGTTCTCCGAGCCGGCGTTCGCCAACGCCGTCTTCCTGACCCTGCTGTTCACGCTCTTCTCCGCGGTGCTCGGCCAGAACATCCTGGGCATGATCATCGCGTTCTCGATGCGGCGCACGAACAAGATCGTCCGCGCGGTCGTCGGTTCGATCGTCATCGGGGCGTGGGTGCTGCCGGAGATCGTCGCCGCGTACATGTGGACCGCGGTGCTCGGCGACGAAGGCACCCTCAACCGGGTGCTCGAGTTCCTGCGCATCCCCGGCCAGGACTGGCTGTACAGCAACCCGATCCTCGCCGTGTCGATCGCGAACGTCTGGCGCGGCACGGCGTTCTCGATGCTCGTCTACTCCGCGGCGTTGTCAGAGATCCCGAGCGAGATCGAGGAGGCCGCCGAGGTCGACGGGGCGACCGGATGGTGGCGGGTCTGGCACGTCACGCTGCCGATGATCCGCCGGTCGATCATGACCAACCTGATGCTGATCACCCTGCAGACGCTCGCGGTCTTCGGCCTGATCTACGCGATGGTCGGCGAGGGCGGTGCCAGCGGCAAGGCGCAGACCCTGCCGATCTACATGTACGAGCAGGCGTTCAAGTTCAGCCAGATCGGCTACGGCACCGCGGTCGCGCTGATCCTGCTGCTCGTCGGTGCGATCTTCTCGCTCATCTACATGCGGCTGCTCAACCCGGGCAAGGAGGCGACATGA
- a CDS encoding ABC transporter permease subunit, whose translation MTATVGGRVRSTARPGVVTSRIVANLLLVLIGVAFIVPMLWVLYASIEEGPGLAVSIPTSASFENFRSVLNTDTTYRPILNGIYLSGGATLITVVCAVLAAYPLSRHKMRFNRPFLMTILFSTGLPITAVMVPVYGLFVQLDLIDSVAGTTLFMATTGLPFAIWLMKNFMDGVPIDLEEAAWVDGASGMKALWHIVLPLMWPGVAVVAIFTFIRLWGEFFIPFMLLLSPDLQPASVTIFTFFGQYGGVNYGRLAAFSVMYSLPVVALYILLSRKLGGAFAFGGALKG comes from the coding sequence ATGACCGCTACCGTCGGCGGCCGCGTCAGGTCGACCGCCCGGCCGGGTGTGGTGACGTCCAGGATCGTCGCCAACCTGCTGCTCGTCCTCATCGGCGTCGCGTTCATCGTGCCGATGCTGTGGGTGCTGTACGCCTCGATCGAGGAGGGGCCGGGCCTGGCCGTCTCCATCCCGACCAGTGCGTCGTTCGAGAACTTCCGTTCGGTGCTCAATACCGACACGACGTACCGGCCGATCCTCAACGGCATCTACCTGAGCGGCGGCGCGACGCTCATCACCGTGGTGTGTGCGGTGCTGGCGGCGTACCCGCTGTCGCGGCACAAGATGCGCTTCAACCGACCCTTCCTCATGACCATCCTGTTCTCGACCGGACTGCCGATCACCGCGGTGATGGTGCCGGTGTACGGCCTGTTCGTGCAGCTCGACCTCATCGACTCGGTCGCCGGCACCACCCTGTTCATGGCGACCACCGGCCTGCCGTTCGCGATCTGGCTGATGAAGAACTTCATGGACGGCGTGCCCATCGACCTGGAGGAGGCGGCGTGGGTCGACGGCGCGTCCGGCATGAAGGCGCTCTGGCACATCGTGCTGCCGCTGATGTGGCCGGGAGTGGCGGTGGTCGCGATCTTCACCTTCATCAGGCTGTGGGGCGAGTTCTTCATCCCGTTCATGCTGCTGCTCTCGCCCGACCTGCAGCCTGCGTCGGTGACGATCTTCACCTTCTTCGGCCAGTACGGCGGCGTCAACTACGGGCGGCTGGCGGCCTTCTCGGTGATGTACTCGCTGCCGGTGGTCGCGCTCTACATCCTGCTGTCGCGCAAGCTCGGTGGCGCGTTCGCCTTCGGCGGTGCACTCAAGGGCTGA